A section of the Hirschia baltica ATCC 49814 genome encodes:
- a CDS encoding rod-binding protein, giving the protein MANPISGPLDLGALQSMGISKDFRFTEAQTREKAEEMAQEFETMFLSEMLQPIFNQIETDGPFGGGQAEDAFRPMLTEEYAKSLSSAGGVGIADKVLVEILRMQGLEE; this is encoded by the coding sequence ATGGCAAACCCGATTTCAGGACCACTTGACCTAGGCGCTCTTCAATCAATGGGCATTTCTAAGGATTTTCGCTTTACAGAAGCGCAAACCCGAGAGAAAGCCGAAGAAATGGCGCAGGAATTTGAAACAATGTTCCTATCGGAAATGCTTCAACCGATTTTCAATCAGATTGAAACCGACGGCCCATTTGGTGGCGGGCAGGCAGAGGATGCATTTCGCCCAATGCTCACAGAAGAATATGCAAAATCATTATCTTCGGCGGGCGGCGTTGGCATTGCGGACAAAGTTCTCGTTGAAATTTTGCGAATGCAAGGATTAGAGGAGTAA
- a CDS encoding flagellar basal body P-ring protein FlgI has protein sequence MNRILCAFFLTLLLSLNSLGAAAGSRLKDIVDIEGVRDNQLIGYGIVVGLNGSGDSLRNSPMTRQSLEAMLERLGVNTREETLNTKNVAAVMVTASLPAFSTAGSRIDITVSAMGDAKSLEGGTLLVTPLMGANGEVYAVGQGSVAVGGFAAGGDSGSALVRNVPTNGRIPNGALVELEVPYALNNQNKLRLSLRNPDFTTATRISSVINSYMGTTVAFAMDPATVALNRPPNFQGGMSMLLAEIERLEVEPDQPARIVINETTGIIVMGENVRVSQVAIAQGNLTISVSEQPAVSQPNAFGAGETVVVPQTDIAANEDVADLALIGGSVPLNDLVNGLNALGVSPRDMISILQALKASGALQADIEIM, from the coding sequence ATGAATCGCATTCTCTGCGCTTTTTTTCTAACGCTATTACTCTCGCTCAATTCTTTGGGCGCAGCAGCTGGATCACGTTTGAAAGACATCGTTGATATCGAAGGCGTACGTGACAACCAACTTATCGGATATGGGATTGTTGTCGGTCTAAACGGCTCTGGAGATAGTCTTAGAAACTCCCCGATGACGCGCCAAAGTTTAGAAGCGATGCTTGAGCGTCTGGGGGTAAACACACGGGAAGAAACCCTCAATACAAAAAATGTCGCCGCCGTGATGGTTACGGCTAGTCTGCCAGCATTTTCTACAGCTGGATCCAGAATTGACATAACAGTTTCAGCAATGGGTGATGCTAAAAGCCTGGAAGGTGGTACATTATTGGTAACTCCTTTAATGGGTGCCAATGGAGAGGTTTATGCTGTGGGGCAAGGCTCAGTGGCTGTTGGCGGATTTGCAGCTGGCGGCGATTCTGGTTCTGCACTTGTCCGCAACGTCCCCACAAATGGGCGCATCCCCAATGGTGCGCTCGTTGAACTTGAAGTGCCATATGCACTCAACAATCAAAACAAATTGCGCTTATCTCTGCGCAACCCAGATTTCACGACAGCAACAAGAATTTCATCTGTAATCAATTCCTACATGGGAACAACAGTCGCCTTCGCAATGGACCCAGCGACAGTTGCGCTTAACCGTCCACCAAATTTTCAAGGCGGCATGTCTATGCTTCTGGCAGAAATTGAACGCCTAGAAGTCGAGCCAGATCAACCCGCTAGAATCGTTATCAATGAAACTACCGGTATCATTGTAATGGGTGAAAATGTTCGCGTGTCGCAAGTGGCGATTGCTCAAGGTAACTTAACAATTTCTGTTTCTGAACAGCCAGCAGTATCTCAGCCCAATGCATTTGGCGCAGGTGAAACTGTTGTCGTCCCTCAGACGGATATTGCCGCCAATGAAGATGTCGCTGATCTCGCTTTAATAGGTGGCAGTGTTCCACTTAATGATCTCGTCAATGGACTGAATGCATTGGGCGTTAGCCCGCGTGATATGATTTCTATCCTGCAAGCCCTTAAAGCATCTGGCGCACTTCAAGCAGATATCGAGATAATGTAA
- a CDS encoding flagellar assembly protein FliX codes for MRVSRPVSNKPTTGISKAKAAPKGGFSNLVTSANSGDGIEQTAPNAAAGGVAGVGGVESIMALQGVDNTAERRNRAMRKGRRMMDALDRLQLSILDGHTSQSHLGLLQRALSEVREESGDDGLDNALGHVEVRTAVEIAKLERQKKYSR; via the coding sequence ATGCGCGTTTCACGTCCAGTTTCAAACAAACCAACAACGGGTATTAGCAAAGCGAAAGCCGCGCCCAAAGGTGGGTTTTCTAATCTTGTAACCAGTGCTAATTCTGGAGATGGCATTGAGCAAACAGCACCCAATGCTGCTGCTGGTGGTGTTGCAGGTGTGGGTGGCGTTGAGTCCATTATGGCGCTGCAAGGTGTGGACAATACAGCAGAACGTCGCAATCGCGCTATGCGCAAAGGTCGCCGCATGATGGACGCTTTAGACCGTCTTCAATTATCAATTCTGGACGGGCATACGTCGCAGTCACATCTGGGTTTATTACAACGTGCTTTAAGCGAAGTACGCGAAGAATCGGGTGATGATGGCCTAGATAATGCATTAGGCCACGTAGAAGTACGAACTGCGGTGGAAATTGCGAAACTGGAACGCCAGAAAAAATATTCACGCTAA
- the dksA gene encoding RNA polymerase-binding protein DksA, with translation MSVSLEDYTPSNDEEYMSERQKAYFKAKLEAWKKDILDGAKETIETMREDASNLSDLIDRASNEADRALELRTRDRQRKLVSKIDAALRRIESDEYGFCEHTGEPIGLGRLNARPTATLCVEAQERHEKKERTIRDD, from the coding sequence ATGAGCGTAAGTCTTGAAGATTACACACCATCGAATGATGAAGAATACATGAGTGAGCGCCAGAAAGCTTATTTTAAAGCAAAACTGGAAGCTTGGAAAAAAGATATTCTCGATGGAGCTAAAGAAACAATTGAAACGATGCGTGAAGATGCATCTAACCTTTCCGATTTGATAGATCGAGCATCAAACGAAGCTGATCGAGCGCTGGAACTTAGAACGCGCGACAGGCAACGCAAACTTGTTTCCAAGATTGATGCAGCGTTACGTCGAATTGAGTCTGATGAGTATGGATTTTGTGAACACACAGGTGAACCAATTGGTCTGGGGCGCTTGAACGCACGACCAACAGCAACTTTGTGTGTAGAAGCCCAAGAGCGCCACGAGAAGAAAGAACGTACTATTCGTGACGACTAA
- the flgH gene encoding flagellar basal body L-ring protein FlgH, with amino-acid sequence MSDINKIKAATTFAVTAMLGACSTAGISDKMASPELSPIENPASVNGPYPVSMPQPAPITQDYAQNSLWRTGARSFFDDQRAGDIGDILTVNIEISDQAQVNNTTSRSRTGNTSAEINAMFGLNELIDRNIPGGIGLSPGADFGSSSSSNGTGTVNRAETIDLTIAAVITQKLPNGNLVIAGSQEVKVNNEVRELVVGGIIRPQDISATNTISHEQIAQARISYGGRGDLSNLQRASTAARAVDAINPF; translated from the coding sequence ATGAGTGATATCAACAAAATCAAAGCTGCTACGACTTTTGCGGTCACAGCCATGCTTGGTGCATGTTCAACAGCCGGCATATCAGACAAGATGGCATCGCCTGAGCTTTCACCGATAGAAAATCCAGCCAGTGTAAACGGCCCCTACCCTGTATCAATGCCGCAACCCGCTCCGATAACTCAAGACTACGCACAAAATTCTTTGTGGCGAACAGGCGCACGTTCTTTCTTCGATGATCAGCGAGCAGGCGACATTGGCGACATCCTAACAGTCAATATTGAAATATCCGATCAAGCCCAAGTCAATAACACAACTTCCCGCAGTCGCACCGGTAATACATCTGCAGAAATAAACGCGATGTTTGGGCTGAATGAATTGATCGACAGAAACATTCCAGGCGGCATTGGACTTTCACCGGGTGCCGATTTTGGATCTTCATCTTCTTCAAATGGGACAGGGACAGTAAACCGCGCAGAAACCATAGACTTAACAATCGCTGCCGTCATTACTCAAAAACTTCCAAACGGAAATTTGGTTATCGCTGGATCTCAGGAAGTGAAAGTGAACAATGAAGTGCGAGAATTAGTGGTGGGAGGCATTATCCGTCCACAGGATATTTCAGCGACAAACACAATCTCTCATGAACAAATCGCTCAAGCCCGCATTTCATATGGTGGACGCGGCGATTTATCAAACCTGCAACGGGCGAGCACGGCAGCACGCGCTGTAGATGCAATAAACCCGTTTTAA
- the flgA gene encoding flagellar basal body P-ring formation chaperone FlgA — protein sequence MRNSLFHLTFLAAMIACVPFARAESSEEAITVSGPWITLGDVAEASGPLAKIRVAPSPDPGQSIQLDPQFVGNIARENGIYFSSTETDPILVSRYSEEDIIQAKRAAERAALPAQNSPPTPDHLMAFSADMSRGDVVSAEDLIWIPAPENRLRPTGTPNLKSNIVGKELKRSVRAQTAFRISDVHTPALIRKGDPVTLTYLKGALRLSVDGKALMDAAQDAPIRVLNNYSKRTIDAIVSGAGEARVLDR from the coding sequence ATGCGTAACAGTTTATTCCATCTTACATTTCTTGCGGCCATGATCGCATGCGTGCCCTTTGCACGCGCAGAAAGCAGCGAAGAGGCAATCACTGTATCTGGTCCTTGGATAACGCTTGGTGACGTTGCGGAAGCATCTGGCCCATTAGCGAAAATACGTGTGGCTCCCTCGCCCGACCCAGGACAATCCATCCAATTAGACCCTCAATTTGTCGGCAATATAGCCCGCGAAAACGGCATATATTTCTCCAGTACAGAAACTGATCCTATTTTGGTATCTCGATATTCAGAAGAAGACATCATTCAGGCAAAACGTGCAGCAGAGCGCGCAGCGCTTCCCGCTCAAAATTCACCGCCGACACCTGATCATCTAATGGCCTTTAGCGCAGACATGAGCCGAGGTGATGTTGTGAGTGCTGAAGATCTCATATGGATACCAGCGCCTGAGAACCGCTTAAGACCAACAGGGACACCAAATTTGAAATCCAACATTGTGGGTAAAGAATTAAAACGTTCGGTACGTGCACAAACTGCTTTTCGAATTAGCGATGTTCATACACCCGCCCTTATCAGGAAGGGTGATCCGGTAACGCTCACTTATTTGAAAGGTGCATTGCGTCTTTCAGTAGATGGCAAAGCCCTCATGGATGCCGCGCAAGACGCCCCTATTCGCGTACTAAATAATTATTCCAAACGAACCATTGACGCCATCGTATCAGGTGCTGGTGAAGCACGCGTCCTTGACCGATAA
- the flgG gene encoding flagellar basal-body rod protein FlgG, with translation MRALSTAATGMQAQQLNVEVISNNIANMNTTGYKRQRAEFQDLLYTNMEKMGVSSSDANTIVPTGVQIGTGVKAGSVYRITEQGPVQQTSNSYDVAMQGDGYFIVQLPDGRDAYTRAGNFSVNGDGQIVTEDGYTVSPGINVPEDTLSVTINAQGTVTATTAGATDPTDLGALELARFVNPAGLDAIGDNLLLETVASGAANVGQAGALGFGTILQGFLETSNVNAVTEISALINAQRAYEMNSKVITATDEMLQTTSQLK, from the coding sequence ATGCGCGCACTCAGTACAGCCGCCACCGGCATGCAAGCTCAACAGCTCAATGTTGAGGTTATTTCGAATAACATCGCCAACATGAACACTACTGGATATAAACGCCAGCGTGCAGAATTTCAGGACCTTCTATATACAAATATGGAAAAAATGGGGGTTTCTTCTTCTGATGCAAATACGATTGTACCAACAGGTGTACAAATCGGTACGGGTGTAAAAGCTGGATCAGTTTACCGCATTACTGAACAAGGTCCTGTTCAGCAGACAAGCAATTCATATGACGTTGCTATGCAAGGCGATGGCTATTTTATCGTACAATTACCTGATGGACGCGATGCTTACACACGTGCGGGTAACTTCTCGGTCAATGGTGACGGTCAAATCGTTACGGAGGACGGATATACTGTTTCTCCGGGTATTAACGTCCCAGAGGATACACTTTCAGTAACGATCAATGCTCAAGGTACAGTCACAGCCACGACAGCTGGGGCAACCGACCCTACAGATCTAGGCGCTCTTGAGTTGGCGCGCTTCGTCAACCCAGCTGGTCTCGATGCTATTGGCGACAACTTACTTTTAGAAACAGTTGCATCTGGTGCCGCCAATGTCGGACAAGCTGGTGCTCTCGGTTTTGGAACAATCCTTCAAGGATTTTTAGAAACATCCAACGTCAATGCGGTGACAGAAATTTCCGCTCTGATTAATGCTCAGCGAGCATATGAGATGAATTCCAAAGTCATCACGGCAACTGATGAAATGCTTCAAACGACGTCCCAGCTAAAGTAA
- the flgF gene encoding flagellar basal-body rod protein FlgF — translation MDNSLAIGLSTQQLLRKKMDVTANNLANMNTTGFKVEHLVNHEISDRPARATDKPHDITFTQGWQLQRDMNNGSIAQTGNPLDVAIDGNGFFEVEAENGDIFYTRDGEFSMNPDGMLVTRNGYLLRGEGEVLDGEKLLANGVPIALNPEGGEIVINKDGSIMQDGAQLGQLKLKTFELPEALEKVGNNLYISGEQEPIDANATLAQGFVESSNVSAIVEMTQMIEISRAYQSVAKLISNSNDMREKAINKLAQVR, via the coding sequence ATGGACAATTCATTAGCAATCGGTCTTTCAACGCAACAATTGCTGCGCAAAAAGATGGATGTGACTGCGAATAATCTCGCAAATATGAACACAACCGGCTTCAAGGTCGAACACCTCGTCAATCACGAAATCTCGGACAGACCTGCGCGCGCGACTGATAAACCACACGATATTACTTTTACGCAGGGATGGCAGCTGCAACGCGATATGAATAATGGCAGCATCGCCCAAACTGGGAATCCCCTAGATGTCGCAATTGACGGCAATGGCTTCTTTGAAGTGGAAGCAGAAAATGGTGACATTTTTTATACGCGTGATGGGGAATTTTCGATGAACCCTGACGGGATGCTTGTCACTCGCAACGGCTATCTACTGCGTGGTGAAGGCGAAGTCTTAGACGGTGAAAAACTGCTGGCGAATGGTGTGCCCATTGCTCTTAATCCAGAAGGTGGTGAAATCGTTATCAACAAAGACGGCTCCATTATGCAAGATGGTGCTCAGCTTGGTCAATTAAAGCTAAAAACCTTCGAGCTTCCAGAAGCGCTCGAGAAAGTTGGAAACAATCTATACATCTCTGGTGAGCAAGAACCCATAGATGCAAATGCGACGCTTGCCCAAGGTTTCGTCGAAAGTTCCAACGTCTCAGCCATCGTAGAGATGACTCAGATGATCGAAATATCACGCGCGTATCAAAGCGTCGCCAAACTCATATCGAACTCAAACGATATGCGTGAAAAAGCAATCAATAAACTCGCACAAGTTCGCTAA
- a CDS encoding flagellar basal body-associated FliL family protein encodes MADEDKESEDTTLEEEKPAKKKLAGKTMILFIVLPALLIMGGGVAVGMMLAGGGKEAASESHAEIVDDHGEEKDDHGKKSDSHEEKADDHGAKDDGHGESSGSGDHQGPARETGTLQVGNSGDPSYYIMPDLLVNLASQDGDRQLFLKLKLTLEAEDPEMFADIPKMLPRITDQYQMFLRELRVDDLNGSAGGYRLRLELLRRINIAIAPSRVDAVLIEEMLVQ; translated from the coding sequence ATGGCTGACGAAGATAAAGAATCTGAAGATACAACATTAGAAGAAGAAAAGCCGGCGAAAAAGAAACTCGCTGGTAAGACTATGATTTTGTTCATTGTTCTTCCTGCTTTGCTCATTATGGGTGGGGGAGTTGCTGTCGGTATGATGCTGGCGGGCGGTGGCAAAGAAGCAGCTTCTGAAAGCCATGCGGAAATTGTTGACGATCATGGTGAGGAAAAGGACGATCACGGTAAAAAAAGTGATAGTCATGAAGAAAAAGCTGATGATCACGGTGCAAAAGATGATGGCCATGGAGAATCTTCGGGTTCAGGTGACCATCAGGGCCCTGCGCGTGAGACCGGGACTTTGCAGGTCGGCAATAGTGGCGATCCATCCTATTATATCATGCCCGACCTATTGGTGAATCTAGCAAGCCAAGACGGCGATCGTCAGTTATTCTTGAAACTTAAGCTCACGCTTGAAGCTGAAGATCCTGAAATGTTTGCTGATATTCCTAAAATGCTGCCGCGTATTACGGACCAGTATCAAATGTTTTTAAGAGAGCTGCGCGTTGATGACTTAAATGGCTCTGCAGGGGGCTATAGGTTGCGTTTAGAGCTTTTGCGCCGGATCAATATCGCGATTGCGCCATCGCGCGTTGATGCGGTGTTGATTGAAGAAATGCTTGTGCAATAG
- the fliM gene encoding flagellar motor switch protein FliM, with the protein MAAEEENWDVDGGEGNFDEDMAAAWEAELANEAEADLETSVSSQHSAGSERILNQDEIDSLLGFSIEDDEDGKGSGIRSIINSAHVSYERLPMLEVVFDRLVRLLTTSLRNFTSDNVEVSLDSIASMRFGDYLNSIPLPAILSVFRARQLDNYGLVTVDSNLIYSIVDVLLGGRRGTAAMRVEGRPYTTIERMLVTRLVEVILADAKKAFNPLTEVDFDLDRIETNPRFAAIAQPANAAILVRLRVDMEDRGGRCELMLPYATLEPIRKMLLQNFMGEKFGNDNIWEGHLATEIWTAPTNVRVVMDEFEQPLGRMMSLEVGDTLLMTAGQNSKVSLRCGDIYLTEGQIGRIGKKVAVRVDAPLEGVAKKALVESKK; encoded by the coding sequence ATGGCAGCTGAAGAAGAAAACTGGGATGTGGATGGCGGCGAAGGTAATTTCGACGAGGACATGGCTGCCGCCTGGGAAGCAGAACTGGCCAATGAGGCTGAGGCTGACCTAGAAACATCTGTTTCATCTCAACATTCTGCTGGGTCTGAGAGGATTCTAAATCAGGATGAGATTGACTCTCTTCTTGGCTTCTCCATTGAGGATGATGAAGATGGAAAAGGATCAGGTATCCGTTCCATCATTAACTCGGCACATGTATCGTATGAACGTTTGCCTATGTTGGAGGTGGTATTTGACCGCCTAGTCCGTTTGTTGACGACGAGTTTGCGTAACTTCACTTCTGACAACGTTGAGGTGTCTCTAGATTCCATCGCAAGTATGCGGTTTGGAGACTATCTAAACTCTATCCCTCTGCCTGCTATCTTGTCAGTTTTCCGTGCTCGTCAACTCGATAACTATGGATTGGTGACTGTCGATTCAAACTTGATCTATTCCATTGTGGATGTGTTGCTTGGTGGGCGCCGAGGAACAGCTGCAATGCGTGTTGAAGGACGACCATACACGACAATTGAACGCATGCTGGTGACGCGCCTTGTTGAAGTTATTCTGGCGGATGCAAAAAAAGCTTTTAATCCACTGACTGAAGTTGATTTTGATCTAGACCGTATTGAAACGAACCCACGATTTGCAGCCATCGCCCAGCCTGCAAACGCTGCCATTTTGGTGCGACTACGTGTTGATATGGAAGATCGTGGTGGACGTTGTGAGCTGATGCTGCCCTATGCGACGCTGGAGCCTATACGGAAAATGTTGCTCCAAAATTTCATGGGTGAGAAATTTGGTAACGATAATATCTGGGAAGGTCACTTAGCCACTGAGATATGGACTGCGCCAACGAATGTGCGTGTTGTTATGGATGAATTTGAACAACCTTTAGGACGTATGATGAGCCTTGAGGTTGGGGATACTCTTTTGATGACAGCCGGACAAAATTCAAAGGTTTCGCTAAGATGTGGTGATATATATTTAACAGAAGGTCAGATTGGCCGTATCGGTAAAAAAGTAGCTGTACGGGTCGACGCACCGCTTGAAGGTGTTGCCAAGAAAGCCCTTGTGGAGAGCAAAAAATGA
- a CDS encoding DUF6468 domain-containing protein, whose amino-acid sequence MIISPSIIVDIFLIVLLVIAIAYFWRLDNRLKAIKSGRDSMLEATKELALTINQAQATIGDLKSTSTDIGQKLQLQIDEARALHTRNQEASVTKGDAGLRRRNSF is encoded by the coding sequence ATGATAATTTCCCCATCTATTATCGTAGACATATTCTTGATTGTTCTTTTGGTTATCGCCATCGCTTATTTCTGGCGCCTTGATAATCGTTTAAAGGCGATCAAGTCTGGGCGCGATAGCATGCTGGAGGCGACCAAGGAGTTAGCTCTTACGATCAATCAGGCTCAGGCCACCATTGGTGACCTTAAATCGACGTCGACTGATATCGGGCAAAAGTTGCAGCTTCAAATTGATGAAGCAAGAGCACTGCACACGCGCAATCAAGAAGCTTCAGTAACCAAGGGTGATGCGGGATTGCGTCGCCGGAACTCATTTTAA
- a CDS encoding MotE family protein — MAKTIRLMPALIAVSLGSIALKAVDIAEAATEPSETDHAEAPEHAENDGHDAPDVYDDTGHEDDFDEMTDVNYSDSAEVNDDACMAVPDFTAETGLSQYEIEVLRSLADRRVELDERADDLDTREQMAAAAEARLDEQIAELKELETGVQSLLATMEQKRDERLEGLVNVYQSMKPKDAARIFESLSDEVLLEVSQRMKYAQLGAVMSSMSSKRAEELTRLLAERAELPDTAEDLLAQAEAG; from the coding sequence ATGGCTAAAACTATACGTCTAATGCCGGCTCTAATCGCTGTTTCTTTAGGGTCTATCGCTTTAAAGGCGGTTGATATTGCGGAGGCAGCAACCGAGCCTTCAGAAACAGATCATGCTGAAGCGCCAGAACACGCTGAGAATGATGGTCATGATGCGCCAGATGTCTATGATGATACTGGGCATGAGGACGACTTTGATGAGATGACGGATGTCAATTATTCTGACAGCGCCGAAGTCAATGATGATGCATGTATGGCTGTTCCAGATTTTACGGCTGAAACGGGCTTGTCTCAATATGAAATTGAAGTCCTTCGTTCACTTGCTGACCGCCGGGTTGAGCTGGATGAACGGGCAGATGATTTGGACACTCGCGAGCAGATGGCGGCGGCTGCAGAGGCCCGTTTGGATGAACAAATAGCTGAACTTAAAGAATTAGAGACAGGCGTTCAATCACTTCTAGCAACTATGGAACAAAAACGAGATGAACGTTTAGAGGGGCTGGTTAATGTTTATCAAAGCATGAAGCCTAAAGATGCCGCTCGTATTTTTGAATCGCTCAGTGATGAAGTGCTTTTAGAGGTTTCACAAAGAATGAAATACGCGCAATTGGGGGCGGTAATGTCTTCAATGTCATCAAAGAGAGCAGAAGAGCTGACACGTCTTCTCGCGGAGCGAGCAGAATTGCCTGATACGGCTGAAGACTTATTGGCTCAAGCGGAAGCTGGATAG